A stretch of the Lactuca sativa cultivar Salinas chromosome 9, Lsat_Salinas_v11, whole genome shotgun sequence genome encodes the following:
- the LOC111905928 gene encoding uncharacterized protein LOC111905928 isoform X2, with the protein MRGQFQLLRSYMSVEYLITCGELSFIKTETIDCFLQSVSLWYDYLSFIQKYDSSVRECSPSGISKARDLFERALTACGLHVTEGCKIWEAYRSYEEMILDGMDKTDSELREKQVQRIRSIYHRQLSITHSDLKSTLLTYKTWESKHGNNLDVSSSNTDGLSPQVASTYQKALEMLTLRADFEEKIVKSDETDTERLQSFMAYLKFEQSSGDPIRFKSIYEPRVKSLYERAITEFPISSDLWIDYTNYLNKTLKADKTLRDIYDRATRNCPWVGELWVRYMLYLERCHGSEKELSDVFERSLQCTFSTIDEYVDIFLTRVDGLRRRITFAKELDNGLDFVLIRDTFQRASDYLSPQLKNSNTYSLLQIHSYWARLESSIGKDITAARGVWESLLKNSGSMIEAWKGYISMETEMAHIKEARSLYKRCYTMRFPGTGSEDICKSWILFEREFGSLEDFDHASQKVTPRLQELQLYKLQQETDEVEDPPTRNRREKRKAAASAAASNEHPPAKRQKDKANKVEKSVTQKDKDMAHGENEPKIKNPTPEKPKLYTDKCTAFVSNLNPKANEEELRGFFSDVGGAGEIRILKDKLTKKSRGLAYVDFCDDAHLEAAVAKNKQTFLGKKLTIVRSDPKGKRKVSFGDDRNSTKQGRGGDDTNSGEHGHKKVELKGKNTFAVPRNVRPLGWSFGNEPPSAATSTTEGGDEKPKSNQELRDMLLNKK; encoded by the exons tggtgaattgtcattcatcAAAACTGAAACGATTGATTGCTTTCTGCAGTCCGTTTCTCTGTGGTATGACTACCTGAGTTTCATTCAAAAATATGATTCTTCTGTCCGTGAATGTTCACCCAGTGGAATCTCAAAGGCAAGGGATCTATTTGAACGAGCTCTTACTGCATGTGGATTGCATGTTACTGAAGGCTGTAAAATATGGGAAGCATACAGAAGTTATGAGGAAATGATCCTAGATGGCATGGATAAGACAGACTCTGAG TTGAGGGAAAAGCAGGTTCAAAGGATTCGAAGTATATATCATCGCCAGTTGTCAATTACTCATTCGGACTTAAAGTCAACTCTTTTGACCTACAAGACATGGGAGTCTAAACATGGGAATAATCTTGATGTCAGTAGCAGCAATACAGATGGATTGTCCCCTCAAGTTGCTTCCACATATCAGAAGGCTTTAGAGATGTTGACTTTACGTGCTGACTTTGAAGAAAAGATAGTAAAAAGTGATGAGACTGATACTGAGCGCCTTCAAAGCTTTATG GCTTATCTGAAATTTGAACAGTCATCTGGAGATCCTATTCGATTTAAAAGCATATATGAACCTCGAGTTAAAAGCTTATATGAACGTGCAATAACCGAATTTCCTATATCCAGTGATCTCTGGATTGATTACACTAACTACCTTAATAAGACCCTAAAG GCAGATAAAACTTTGAGGGATATTTATGATAGGGCTACAAGGAATTGTCCATGGGTTGGAGAGCTATGGGTTCGATACATGCTATACCTTGAAAGATGTCATGGTTCTGAGAAAGAGCTTTCTGAT GTTTTTGAAAGATCTTTGCAATGCACGTTTTCTACCATAGATGAG TATGTAGACATATTTCTCACAAGAGTTGATGGATTGAGGAGGAGAATCACGTTTGCCAAGGAACTGGATAATGGCTTGGATTTTGTCTTGATAAGGGATACTTTTCAG AGGGCATCTGATTATTTGTCACCACAGTTAAAGAACAGCAACACATACAGTTTGTTGCAAATACATAGCTACTGGGCCCGTTTGGAGTCTAGTATTGGGAAAGATATAACTGCAGCCCGTGGAGTATGGGAGAGTTTGCTTAAAAACAG TGGATCTATGATAGAAGCATGGAAAGGGTATATATCAATGGAAACTGAGATGGCCCACATAAAGGAAGCTAGATCTCTGTATAAGCGATGCTATACTATGAGATTTCCTGGGACAGGCTCTGAG GACATATGCAAGTCATGGATTCTGTTTGAGAGGGAATTTGGTAGTTTGGAAGATTTTGATCATGCTTCACAAAAG GTGACTCCTAGACTACAGGAGCTACAGCTGTATAAGTTACAGCAAGAAACAGATGAGGTAGAGGATCCTCCTACGAGAAATAGACGTGAAAAAAGAAAGGCGGCTGCTTCAGCTGCTGCATCCAATGAACATCCGCCAGCTAAGCGTCAAAAGGATAAAGCAAATAAAGTGGAAAAATCTGTTACCCAAAAAGACAAAGACATGGCTCATGGTGAAAATGAACCTAAAATCAAAAACCCAACACCTGAGAAACCCAAGCTATACACTGACAAATGCACTGCCTTTGTTTCAAATCTCAACCCCAAG GCAAATGAAGAGGAGCTTCGTGGTTTCTTCAGTGATGTTGGTGGTGCTGGAGAGATTCGAATATTGAAGGACAAGCTCACTAAAAAATCAAgg GGATTAGCATATGTGGACTTCTGTGATGATGCACACCTTGAGGCAGCTGTGGCTAAGAATAAACAGACGTTTCTTGGGAAGAAGTTGACCATTGTGCGTTCGGATCCTAAAGGCAAAAGAAAAGTGTCTTTTGGGGATGATAGGAATTCAACAAAACAAG GGCGTGGCGGTGATGATACAAATTCCGGTGAGCATGGGCACAAGAAAGTTGAGCTCAAGGGAAAAAACACTTTTGCTGTTCCTAGAAACGTGAGACCGCTAGGGTGGTCTTTCGGCAACGAACCACCATCAGCTGCCACCTCCACCACAGAAGGTGGAGACGAGAAGCCGAAATCAAACCAAGAGTTGCGAGACATGCTCTTAAACAAAAAATGA
- the LOC111905928 gene encoding uncharacterized protein LOC111905928 isoform X3 codes for MRGQFQLLRSYMSVEYLITCGISKARDLFERALTACGLHVTEGCKIWEAYRSYEEMILDGMDKTDSELREKQVQRIRSIYHRQLSITHSDLKSTLLTYKTWESKHGNNLDVSSSNTDGLSPQVASTYQKALEMLTLRADFEEKIVKSDETDTERLQSFMAYLKFEQSSGDPIRFKSIYEPRVKSLYERAITEFPISSDLWIDYTNYLNKTLKADKTLRDIYDRATRNCPWVGELWVRYMLYLERCHGSEKELSDVFERSLQCTFSTIDEYVDIFLTRVDGLRRRITFAKELDNGLDFVLIRDTFQRASDYLSPQLKNSNTYSLLQIHSYWARLESSIGKDITAARGVWESLLKNSGSMIEAWKGYISMETEMAHIKEARSLYKRCYTMRFPGTGSEDICKSWILFEREFGSLEDFDHASQKVTPRLQELQLYKLQQETDEVEDPPTRNRREKRKAAASAAASNEHPPAKRQKDKANKVEKSVTQKDKDMAHGENEPKIKNPTPEKPKLYTDKCTAFVSNLNPKANEEELRGFFSDVGGAGEIRILKDKLTKKSRGLAYVDFCDDAHLEAAVAKNKQTFLGKKLTIVRSDPKGKRKVSFGDDRNSTKQGRGGDDTNSGEHGHKKVELKGKNTFAVPRNVRPLGWSFGNEPPSAATSTTEGGDEKPKSNQELRDMLLNKK; via the exons TGGAATCTCAAAGGCAAGGGATCTATTTGAACGAGCTCTTACTGCATGTGGATTGCATGTTACTGAAGGCTGTAAAATATGGGAAGCATACAGAAGTTATGAGGAAATGATCCTAGATGGCATGGATAAGACAGACTCTGAG TTGAGGGAAAAGCAGGTTCAAAGGATTCGAAGTATATATCATCGCCAGTTGTCAATTACTCATTCGGACTTAAAGTCAACTCTTTTGACCTACAAGACATGGGAGTCTAAACATGGGAATAATCTTGATGTCAGTAGCAGCAATACAGATGGATTGTCCCCTCAAGTTGCTTCCACATATCAGAAGGCTTTAGAGATGTTGACTTTACGTGCTGACTTTGAAGAAAAGATAGTAAAAAGTGATGAGACTGATACTGAGCGCCTTCAAAGCTTTATG GCTTATCTGAAATTTGAACAGTCATCTGGAGATCCTATTCGATTTAAAAGCATATATGAACCTCGAGTTAAAAGCTTATATGAACGTGCAATAACCGAATTTCCTATATCCAGTGATCTCTGGATTGATTACACTAACTACCTTAATAAGACCCTAAAG GCAGATAAAACTTTGAGGGATATTTATGATAGGGCTACAAGGAATTGTCCATGGGTTGGAGAGCTATGGGTTCGATACATGCTATACCTTGAAAGATGTCATGGTTCTGAGAAAGAGCTTTCTGAT GTTTTTGAAAGATCTTTGCAATGCACGTTTTCTACCATAGATGAG TATGTAGACATATTTCTCACAAGAGTTGATGGATTGAGGAGGAGAATCACGTTTGCCAAGGAACTGGATAATGGCTTGGATTTTGTCTTGATAAGGGATACTTTTCAG AGGGCATCTGATTATTTGTCACCACAGTTAAAGAACAGCAACACATACAGTTTGTTGCAAATACATAGCTACTGGGCCCGTTTGGAGTCTAGTATTGGGAAAGATATAACTGCAGCCCGTGGAGTATGGGAGAGTTTGCTTAAAAACAG TGGATCTATGATAGAAGCATGGAAAGGGTATATATCAATGGAAACTGAGATGGCCCACATAAAGGAAGCTAGATCTCTGTATAAGCGATGCTATACTATGAGATTTCCTGGGACAGGCTCTGAG GACATATGCAAGTCATGGATTCTGTTTGAGAGGGAATTTGGTAGTTTGGAAGATTTTGATCATGCTTCACAAAAG GTGACTCCTAGACTACAGGAGCTACAGCTGTATAAGTTACAGCAAGAAACAGATGAGGTAGAGGATCCTCCTACGAGAAATAGACGTGAAAAAAGAAAGGCGGCTGCTTCAGCTGCTGCATCCAATGAACATCCGCCAGCTAAGCGTCAAAAGGATAAAGCAAATAAAGTGGAAAAATCTGTTACCCAAAAAGACAAAGACATGGCTCATGGTGAAAATGAACCTAAAATCAAAAACCCAACACCTGAGAAACCCAAGCTATACACTGACAAATGCACTGCCTTTGTTTCAAATCTCAACCCCAAG GCAAATGAAGAGGAGCTTCGTGGTTTCTTCAGTGATGTTGGTGGTGCTGGAGAGATTCGAATATTGAAGGACAAGCTCACTAAAAAATCAAgg GGATTAGCATATGTGGACTTCTGTGATGATGCACACCTTGAGGCAGCTGTGGCTAAGAATAAACAGACGTTTCTTGGGAAGAAGTTGACCATTGTGCGTTCGGATCCTAAAGGCAAAAGAAAAGTGTCTTTTGGGGATGATAGGAATTCAACAAAACAAG GGCGTGGCGGTGATGATACAAATTCCGGTGAGCATGGGCACAAGAAAGTTGAGCTCAAGGGAAAAAACACTTTTGCTGTTCCTAGAAACGTGAGACCGCTAGGGTGGTCTTTCGGCAACGAACCACCATCAGCTGCCACCTCCACCACAGAAGGTGGAGACGAGAAGCCGAAATCAAACCAAGAGTTGCGAGACATGCTCTTAAACAAAAAATGA